GGCGCCGCCGCCGTTCCCGACGGCGACACGTCAACGGGCTTTTCACCCCCGGAGTCAACGGGACGGGTATGGCCGACCAGGAGAACCCTGACAACCCGACAGCGGTACTCAAAACCAATCACGGCGACATCACCGTCGAACTGTTTGAAGAGCGCGTTCCGCGCACCGTCGAGAACTTCGTCGGTCTCGCGACGGGCCAGAAGGAGTGGACGGATCCCGAGACGGGCGAGACGAAAGACGGCGAACCGCTGTACGACGACGTGCAGTTTCACCGCATCATCGAGGGCTTCATGATTCAGGGCGGCGACCCGACCGGAACCGGTCGCGGCGGTCCCGGCTACCAGTTCGACGACGAGTTCCACGACGAACTCGGCCACGACGGTCCCGGCGTACTCTCGATGGCGAACTCCGGTCCGAACACGAACGGTTCGCAGTTCTTCATCACGCTCGACGCCCAGCCGCACCTCGACGGCCGCCACTCGGTGTTCGGGAAGGTCATCGACGGGATGGACGTCGTCCGCGAAATCGGTTCGGTGCCAACCGGCCGCAACGACAAACCGACAGAGGACGTCGTCCTCGAATCGGTCGCGATTTACCGATAGTTCGGCACCGACAGTCGTTTTTTAGGGCCGTCCACTGTGGTTGCGCGTCGACATAAATCGTCGCGGAAACGCTTATATGCGAGAGTGGTAGACAGTCACATGCACAGATGTTCGAACGATTCTCCAGCGGCTACTACCTCGGTAAACTGTACGTCGAACCACACGACTGCGACCGCCCTACGATCC
This genomic stretch from Haloprofundus salilacus harbors:
- a CDS encoding peptidylprolyl isomerase; this translates as MADQENPDNPTAVLKTNHGDITVELFEERVPRTVENFVGLATGQKEWTDPETGETKDGEPLYDDVQFHRIIEGFMIQGGDPTGTGRGGPGYQFDDEFHDELGHDGPGVLSMANSGPNTNGSQFFITLDAQPHLDGRHSVFGKVIDGMDVVREIGSVPTGRNDKPTEDVVLESVAIYR